In Actinomycetota bacterium, the sequence TGGCCTCATCCGCCGCCGCTACCTCACCCCCGTGAACCGGTGGGACAGCATCGACGGCCCGGTCGGCTCGCTGCACCGGGCTACTGGCGGGAGTCTGGCGGAAAGCCCGCTCCACGCCGAGGTCCTCGGGCCCGCCGGGATCGGTGACATCGCCATCATGGTGTTCCGCGATCGGTTCGGGTGCTGGGGGTTCGTCGACCTGTGGCGTTCGGCGGACGATGCCCCGTTCAGCGACGCGGAGCTCGACACCTTGGCCGCAGACGTCCCCGCCATCACCGAAGCGCTGCGCCGCTGCCTGGCGCGGACCTTCGACGAGCGAGCCTCCATCCCGCCAGGCGCCGGCCCCGCGGTGCTGTTCCTTTCTCCCGACCTGGAGGTGCGCGGCCAGACGCCGGGCACCGAGGCCTACCTCAGGGCGCTGTTGCCGACCGAGGCCGATCGTCAACCGGTGCCCGCAGGGGCGTACAACGTGGCGGCAGCCCTCGTCGCGTCGGAGGGCGGGCACTTCGACCACGCGGCGGTGGCTCGGGTGCGACCGGCCGTCGGGACCTGGCTCACGTTCCGGGCGGCGCGAGTCGACGCCGATCGGCCCGTCGTCGAGCAGGACATCGCCGTCACCATCGAGTTGACATCACCGCGCGACCGCCGCTCGCTCTACGCGCACGCCCACGGGCTCACACCGCGAGAACGCGAGCTCATCGATCTGCTCTGCGAAGGTGCCGACACGCGATCGGTCGCCGAGTCTCTGTTCCTCTCGGAGCACACCGTGCAGGACCACCTGAAGTCGATCTTCGCGAAGACCGGCACCCGAAA encodes:
- a CDS encoding helix-turn-helix transcriptional regulator, translated to MRTALLDDLRARVPFEWHVWALTDPETEVAVAPLATVPDHVMPQLPGLIRRRYLTPVNRWDSIDGPVGSLHRATGGSLAESPLHAEVLGPAGIGDIAIMVFRDRFGCWGFVDLWRSADDAPFSDAELDTLAADVPAITEALRRCLARTFDERASIPPGAGPAVLFLSPDLEVRGQTPGTEAYLRALLPTEADRQPVPAGAYNVAAALVASEGGHFDHAAVARVRPAVGTWLTFRAARVDADRPVVEQDIAVTIELTSPRDRRSLYAHAHGLTPRERELIDLLCEGADTRSVAESLFLSEHTVQDHLKSIFAKTGTRNRRTLLARLAGS